A single window of Ferrimonas balearica DSM 9799 DNA harbors:
- the pspF gene encoding phage shock protein operon transcriptional activator — translation MPTQRQHDNLIGQSVSFHEVLDHVSKVAPLNKPVLIIGERGTGKELIAERLHFLSSRWDQPYLKLNCAALNENLLESELFGHESGAFTGASKRHEGRFERADKGTLFLDELANTSGLVQEKLLRVIEYGEFERVGGSRTVRADVRLVCATNEDLPALAERGEFRADLLDRLAFDVITLPPLRERPEDVLLLAEHFAIQMTRQLELELFSGFTEKARRTLLDYHWPGNIRELKNTVERSVYRHNNAQLPLHDIVLDPFDSPWRPGQSVRTRDQRPAEPSTPVSPQPEATQTASHNNGLPSLPLDFKQTCQSFEIGILKQALVQSQYNQKKTAELLGLTYHQLRGILKKYDLLGNDI, via the coding sequence ATGCCAACACAACGCCAACACGACAATCTGATTGGTCAGTCTGTCAGCTTTCACGAAGTGCTCGACCACGTGTCCAAAGTGGCGCCTCTCAATAAGCCCGTCCTGATCATCGGAGAGCGCGGTACAGGTAAAGAGCTGATTGCCGAACGCCTGCACTTCCTCTCCAGCCGCTGGGACCAGCCCTACCTTAAGCTCAACTGTGCGGCCCTGAATGAAAACCTGCTGGAGAGTGAGCTTTTTGGTCACGAATCCGGGGCGTTTACCGGCGCCAGCAAGCGTCATGAGGGCCGCTTTGAGCGTGCGGATAAAGGTACCCTGTTTCTGGATGAGCTGGCCAACACCTCTGGGCTGGTGCAGGAGAAACTGCTGCGCGTTATTGAGTACGGGGAGTTTGAGCGGGTGGGCGGCAGCCGCACTGTCCGGGCCGACGTCCGGCTTGTCTGCGCCACCAACGAAGACCTGCCGGCCCTGGCCGAACGTGGCGAGTTCCGCGCGGACCTGCTCGACCGTCTCGCCTTTGACGTGATCACCCTGCCGCCGCTGCGTGAGCGCCCGGAAGATGTGTTGCTGTTGGCGGAGCACTTCGCCATCCAGATGACCCGTCAGCTCGAACTGGAGCTGTTCTCCGGTTTTACTGAAAAGGCCCGCCGTACCCTGTTGGACTACCACTGGCCCGGCAACATCCGTGAACTGAAGAACACCGTTGAGCGCAGTGTCTACCGACACAATAACGCCCAGTTGCCGTTGCACGACATCGTACTCGATCCCTTTGATTCCCCGTGGCGTCCCGGCCAGTCCGTCCGCACCCGGGACCAGCGTCCGGCGGAGCCCAGTACCCCGGTCAGCCCGCAGCCGGAGGCCACCCAAACCGCCAGCCACAACAATGGCCTGCCCAGCCTGCCGCTGGATTTCAAGCAGACCTGCCAGAGCTTCGAAATCGGCATTCTTAAGCAGGCACTGGTGCAGAGCCAGTACAACCAGAAGAAAACCGCCGAGCTGTTGGGCCTGACCTATCACCAGTTACGCGGCATACTGAAAAAGTATGACCTTCTGGGTAATGATATTTGA
- a CDS encoding TIGR01620 family protein, with protein sequence MSAIKPAKEFEAENTPLSPELKPAQEWDESAWQAMTPPPEPMPRPRARRWGSLALGLLATLLLVEGGITLWDSWQRSPLLFGLYATTFAVAGGWLLRGLWREWRRLAQLKQAEALRHTGERLADSQQQGEAPQVLAELHRRLPASFAPQWQQFEQQRQAHHSDAEQLRLYEMTVLSAQDEQAQACIYRYSAQASLLLAASPMAALDMALMLWRNQAMLDEVARIYGIEPGYWGRVRLVRMILQNLLYAGGSELAVDLGTQMLSAELTGKLSARVAQGLGAGLLTARLGYAATAQCRPLPYQARQRPSLVHVQSRLLKELTKLSSDALASVREKASRGDKVKM encoded by the coding sequence ATGAGTGCCATTAAACCCGCCAAAGAGTTTGAAGCTGAGAACACCCCCCTCAGTCCGGAGCTGAAACCGGCTCAGGAGTGGGATGAATCGGCCTGGCAGGCGATGACGCCGCCGCCAGAACCTATGCCGCGCCCTCGGGCACGACGCTGGGGCAGCCTGGCGCTGGGCCTGCTGGCCACCCTGTTGCTGGTGGAGGGGGGAATTACGCTGTGGGACAGCTGGCAGCGCAGCCCGTTGCTGTTTGGCTTGTACGCCACCACCTTTGCGGTGGCTGGTGGCTGGCTGCTTCGGGGATTGTGGCGGGAGTGGCGTCGTCTGGCTCAGCTGAAACAGGCTGAGGCGTTGCGCCATACCGGAGAGCGCCTGGCCGACAGTCAGCAGCAGGGGGAAGCCCCGCAGGTGCTGGCAGAACTGCACCGCCGTTTGCCTGCCAGTTTTGCGCCCCAGTGGCAGCAGTTTGAACAGCAGCGCCAGGCCCATCACAGCGATGCGGAGCAGCTGCGTCTGTACGAGATGACGGTACTGTCGGCTCAGGACGAGCAGGCTCAGGCCTGCATCTACCGCTACTCCGCGCAAGCCAGCCTGTTGCTGGCAGCCAGCCCGATGGCCGCGCTGGATATGGCGCTGATGCTGTGGCGCAATCAGGCGATGCTGGATGAAGTGGCACGGATCTACGGCATTGAGCCCGGTTATTGGGGGCGCGTCCGCCTGGTGCGGATGATCCTGCAGAACCTGCTCTATGCCGGTGGCAGTGAACTGGCGGTGGACCTCGGCACCCAGATGTTGTCAGCGGAGCTCACCGGCAAGTTGTCGGCCCGGGTGGCACAGGGGCTGGGGGCCGGTTTGCTGACGGCGCGGCTGGGCTATGCCGCCACCGCACAATGTCGTCCGTTGCCCTATCAGGCCCGGCAGCGGCCCTCTCTGGTGCACGTGCAGTCGCGACTGCTTAAGGAGCTGACCAAACTCTCCAGCGATGCACTGGCTTCGGTGCGGGAGAAGGCCAGCCGCGGCGACAAGGTTAAGATGTAA
- the tyrR gene encoding transcriptional regulator TyrR: MRLQVSCEDRIGLAREILEVLEKQNININAIDAGSAGYVFLQIPAPSFEELQILMPMIRKIPGVTDVKTVPFMPSEREHYAMEALLRTLPDPIFAIDLKGRISMANDSILSLLGLPREQVMEEPVSNWIQGFSFLRWLGLDEVLPQATRVSVQGNQYLAEILPIDLPDEEGTSILAGAMVLLKSPARVGKQFNALRDQISGFDTLLAESDKMRALLAEARRMAQLEAPLLVTGETGTGKELLARACHEASLRQDKSFVVINCASLPDSVAESELFGLCKSPGEVVKRGVIEQADGGTVFLDEVADMSPQLQVKLLRLIQDGCFRRVGDDTEIRVDLRVICASQRDLSELCQRGDFREDLYYRINVLNLHLPPLRERKADIVPLAELFLEHYSQQLASPLRQLSAECREFMKNYAWPGNVRQLKNAIFRAVSMADERGDLTPEQLRLPSWTEGFGYFDQEFEGTLDEAVKQFEASLLRRLYPAYPSTRQLARKLGVSHTAIANKLREHGIGKTRK, translated from the coding sequence ATGCGATTACAAGTCAGCTGTGAGGATCGTATCGGGCTCGCTCGTGAAATCCTCGAAGTGCTGGAAAAGCAAAATATCAATATCAACGCCATCGATGCGGGCAGCGCCGGGTACGTGTTTTTGCAGATCCCCGCCCCCAGTTTCGAGGAGTTGCAGATCCTGATGCCGATGATCCGCAAGATCCCCGGCGTGACCGACGTTAAGACCGTTCCCTTTATGCCGTCTGAGCGGGAGCACTACGCCATGGAGGCGTTGCTGCGGACCCTGCCTGACCCCATCTTTGCCATCGACCTCAAAGGCCGCATCAGCATGGCCAATGACTCCATCCTGTCGCTGCTGGGCCTGCCCCGTGAGCAGGTGATGGAGGAGCCGGTCAGCAACTGGATCCAGGGCTTCTCATTCCTGCGCTGGCTGGGGCTGGACGAGGTGTTACCCCAGGCAACCCGCGTGTCCGTTCAGGGCAACCAGTACCTGGCGGAAATCCTTCCCATTGACCTGCCCGATGAAGAGGGTACCAGCATTCTGGCCGGTGCCATGGTGCTGCTGAAATCACCGGCCCGGGTCGGTAAACAGTTTAATGCGCTGCGTGACCAGATCAGCGGTTTCGACACCCTGCTGGCGGAGAGCGACAAGATGCGCGCCCTGCTAGCGGAAGCGCGCCGCATGGCGCAACTGGAAGCGCCGTTGCTGGTGACCGGCGAAACCGGCACCGGCAAAGAGCTGCTGGCTCGCGCCTGCCATGAAGCCAGCCTGCGCCAGGACAAGAGTTTTGTGGTGATCAACTGCGCTTCACTGCCTGACAGCGTGGCGGAGAGCGAACTGTTCGGTCTGTGCAAATCTCCCGGCGAGGTGGTGAAGCGCGGCGTGATTGAGCAGGCGGACGGCGGCACCGTATTCCTCGACGAAGTGGCGGACATGAGTCCGCAACTTCAGGTCAAGTTGTTGCGCCTGATCCAGGACGGCTGTTTCCGGCGGGTGGGTGACGACACTGAGATCCGCGTGGATCTGCGGGTGATCTGCGCCAGTCAGCGGGATCTGTCTGAACTGTGCCAGCGTGGCGATTTCCGTGAAGACCTCTACTACCGCATCAACGTGCTCAACCTGCACCTGCCACCGCTGCGTGAACGCAAGGCGGACATCGTGCCGCTGGCGGAGCTGTTTCTGGAGCACTACAGCCAGCAGTTGGCGAGTCCGTTGCGACAGCTCTCAGCCGAGTGCCGCGAGTTTATGAAGAACTACGCCTGGCCTGGCAATGTCCGTCAGCTGAAAAATGCCATTTTCCGGGCGGTATCGATGGCGGACGAGCGGGGCGATCTCACCCCGGAACAGCTGCGTTTGCCCTCCTGGACCGAAGGCTTCGGCTATTTTGACCAGGAGTTTGAAGGCACGCTGGATGAAGCGGTGAAGCAGTTTGAAGCCAGTCTGTTGCGTCGTCTGTATCCGGCTTATCCGTCCACCCGGCAGTTGGCCCGCAAGCTGGGGGTGTCTCACACCGCCATCGCCAACAAGTTGCGTGAGCACGGCATCGGAAAAACTCGAAAGTAA
- a CDS encoding YcjX family protein has translation MSRASVTVKPRLKALGQQLEEWAHRGLDQHLRVGITGLSGAGKTAFITALVHQLLNAERDHLPMWEVLAQGRWLGAQRARQPDLTLAPFDYDAAMSCLLAESPSWPPSTRGISEIRLALRYRPGRGLRRQFKESVTLYLDLVDYPGEWLLDLPMLAQDYDQWSEQAWARLTHPTWRQSSEAWCEKVRGLSSSDDADVARCAEHYGQLLGQLRQQGATLLQPGRALLPGELAGTPVLAFFPLPPECDNEALRALMTERFDAYCEQVVKPFYRHHFARFDRQVVLVDCLTPLNQGRAPVEQMGMALKGVLDSFRYGPGSLLRRLFKPQIDKLLFAATKADHVSVDQHPNLLKLTQSLMGDAQRQIRFAGGEVETMVLSAVRASEQGQVDDGRGPIPVIRGHRLDGQPLMRFPGEVPGALPPAEFWQGQGFDFVPLAPPKGTLPLPHMRMDHLLQWLLGDKLR, from the coding sequence GTGTCCCGAGCCTCCGTTACCGTAAAACCCCGCCTTAAAGCCCTTGGCCAGCAACTGGAAGAGTGGGCCCATCGCGGTCTGGACCAGCACCTTCGGGTCGGCATTACCGGCCTCAGTGGGGCCGGTAAAACCGCGTTCATCACGGCGCTTGTCCATCAGTTGCTCAATGCCGAGCGCGATCACCTGCCGATGTGGGAGGTGCTGGCACAGGGCCGCTGGCTGGGTGCCCAGCGGGCGCGCCAGCCGGATTTGACCCTGGCCCCCTTTGATTACGATGCCGCCATGAGCTGCCTGCTGGCAGAGTCGCCAAGCTGGCCCCCTTCAACCCGTGGCATCAGCGAAATTCGCCTGGCGCTGCGCTATCGCCCCGGTCGGGGCTTGCGCCGCCAGTTTAAGGAGAGTGTCACCCTCTACCTCGACCTGGTGGACTATCCCGGCGAGTGGCTGCTGGACCTGCCGATGCTGGCACAGGATTACGACCAGTGGAGCGAGCAGGCGTGGGCGCGCCTGACTCACCCCACCTGGCGGCAAAGCAGTGAAGCCTGGTGCGAGAAGGTTCGAGGCTTGAGCAGCAGCGATGACGCCGACGTGGCCCGCTGCGCCGAACATTATGGCCAGCTGCTCGGGCAGCTGAGACAACAAGGGGCCACCCTGTTGCAGCCGGGACGTGCACTGCTGCCCGGCGAGTTGGCGGGCACCCCGGTGCTGGCGTTTTTCCCGCTGCCGCCGGAGTGTGATAACGAAGCGCTGCGGGCGCTGATGACCGAACGGTTCGACGCCTACTGTGAACAGGTGGTGAAACCGTTCTACCGCCACCACTTTGCCCGCTTTGATCGCCAGGTGGTGCTGGTGGATTGCCTTACCCCGCTGAACCAGGGGCGGGCCCCGGTTGAGCAGATGGGCATGGCCCTGAAAGGGGTGTTGGACAGTTTCCGCTATGGCCCTGGCTCGCTGCTTCGGCGCTTGTTCAAACCGCAGATCGACAAGTTGCTGTTCGCGGCCACCAAGGCCGACCATGTCAGCGTCGACCAGCATCCCAATCTGCTGAAGTTGACCCAAAGCCTGATGGGAGACGCCCAACGGCAGATCCGCTTTGCCGGCGGTGAGGTGGAAACCATGGTGCTCAGCGCGGTGCGCGCCAGTGAGCAGGGCCAGGTGGACGATGGGCGCGGCCCGATCCCGGTGATTCGGGGGCATCGATTGGATGGTCAGCCGTTGATGCGTTTCCCCGGTGAAGTGCCCGGCGCCCTGCCTCCGGCTGAGTTCTGGCAGGGACAGGGTTTTGATTTTGTGCCCTTGGCGCCGCCCAAGGGCACGCTGCCGCTGCCCCATATGCGGATGGACCATCTGCTGCAGTGGCTGCTTGGAGACAAACTGCGATGA
- a CDS encoding 4a-hydroxytetrahydrobiopterin dehydratase: MTELSQQTCEACQAGAPKVSDDELASLMKQLPDWSAPVRDGVLQLERVYKFKNFKQAWAFANQVAELAEAEFHHPGILLEWGKVTVTWWTHAIGGLHKNDFIMAAKTDALQND, translated from the coding sequence ATGACTGAATTGAGCCAACAAACCTGTGAAGCCTGCCAGGCCGGTGCCCCGAAGGTGAGCGATGACGAGCTGGCCAGCCTGATGAAGCAACTGCCGGACTGGTCTGCCCCGGTTCGTGATGGTGTGCTGCAGCTGGAGCGGGTCTACAAGTTCAAAAACTTCAAACAGGCCTGGGCCTTTGCCAACCAGGTGGCAGAGCTGGCGGAAGCGGAGTTTCACCACCCCGGCATCCTGCTGGAGTGGGGCAAAGTCACCGTAACCTGGTGGACCCACGCCATCGGTGGCCTGCATAAAAACGACTTCATTATGGCGGCCAAAACCGACGCCCTGCAAAACGACTGA
- the phhA gene encoding phenylalanine 4-monooxygenase: MKGTQYQARQPDEQGFIHYSDEEHRIWAELVERQLACIQGKACDEFMAGLAALDLPRNRIPQLAEVDAVLEAATGWRTAQVPALISFERFFELLASKQFPVATFIRTREEFDYLQEPDIFHEIFGHCPLLTNPAFAHFTHTYGKLGLAASPKERVYLARLYWFTVEFGLVNTAKGKRIYGGGILSSPGETLYALSGEPEHQPMAVLDAMRTPYRIDIMQPIYYVLNNIDDLFALSELDLMALVHEAMALGLFEPKFPPKSQAS; this comes from the coding sequence ATGAAAGGGACCCAATACCAGGCTCGCCAACCGGATGAGCAGGGTTTTATCCACTACAGCGATGAGGAGCATCGCATCTGGGCCGAGCTGGTAGAGCGCCAGTTGGCGTGCATTCAGGGCAAGGCCTGCGATGAGTTTATGGCGGGTTTAGCGGCGCTGGACCTCCCGCGCAACCGCATTCCGCAGCTGGCGGAGGTGGATGCGGTACTGGAAGCGGCCACCGGCTGGCGCACCGCCCAGGTGCCGGCGCTGATCTCCTTTGAGCGTTTCTTCGAACTGCTGGCCAGCAAGCAGTTTCCGGTGGCCACCTTTATCCGCACTCGCGAGGAGTTTGATTACCTGCAGGAACCGGACATCTTTCACGAGATTTTCGGCCACTGTCCGCTGCTGACCAACCCCGCGTTTGCCCACTTCACCCACACCTACGGCAAGCTGGGGCTGGCGGCCAGCCCTAAAGAGCGGGTCTACCTGGCCAGGCTGTACTGGTTTACCGTGGAGTTTGGTCTGGTGAACACAGCGAAGGGCAAGCGCATCTATGGCGGCGGCATCCTTTCCAGTCCGGGTGAAACCCTTTATGCGTTGTCCGGCGAGCCTGAGCATCAGCCAATGGCGGTGCTGGACGCCATGCGCACCCCATATCGCATCGACATCATGCAACCCATCTATTATGTGCTGAACAACATTGATGATCTGTTCGCGCTGTCGGAACTGGACCTGATGGCACTGGTTCACGAGGCGATGGCGTTGGGTCTGTTCGAGCCGAAATTTCCCCCAAAATCACAAGCAAGCTAA
- the pspA gene encoding phage shock protein PspA, which produces MGIFSRFADIVNSNLSALLDKAEDPEKMVRLIIQEMEDTLVEVRSTSAKVLAEKKEMLRRVERAERQVEEWQAKAELALDKSREDLAKAALVEKQKAGELVDALKHELINIEEQIERLKEEIGQLQEKLNDARARQKTIIMRKQTASSRLDVKRQLDSSKIDQAMNKFEQYERRIEGLEAEVESYDLGQARTLEDEFAALEAEDKVNQELEAMKKKMAKKKA; this is translated from the coding sequence ATGGGTATTTTTTCTCGCTTTGCTGACATCGTGAATTCCAACCTCAGTGCTTTGCTGGACAAGGCCGAGGATCCGGAAAAGATGGTGCGTCTTATCATCCAGGAGATGGAAGATACACTGGTAGAAGTGCGTTCCACCTCAGCCAAGGTATTGGCGGAGAAGAAAGAGATGCTCCGTCGCGTCGAGCGCGCCGAGCGTCAGGTGGAAGAGTGGCAGGCTAAAGCCGAACTGGCGCTGGACAAGTCCCGCGAAGACCTGGCCAAAGCGGCACTGGTTGAGAAGCAGAAGGCCGGTGAACTGGTTGACGCGCTGAAGCATGAGCTGATCAACATCGAGGAGCAGATTGAGCGCCTTAAGGAAGAGATTGGTCAGCTGCAGGAGAAACTGAACGACGCCCGCGCCCGTCAGAAGACCATCATCATGCGCAAGCAGACCGCGTCTTCCCGTCTGGATGTGAAGCGTCAACTGGACTCCTCCAAAATCGATCAGGCGATGAACAAATTCGAGCAGTACGAGCGTCGCATTGAAGGTCTGGAAGCCGAAGTGGAATCCTATGACCTGGGCCAGGCCCGTACGCTGGAAGACGAGTTTGCTGCCCTGGAAGCCGAAGATAAGGTGAACCAGGAGCTGGAAGCCATGAAGAAAAAGATGGCGAAGAAGAAAGCCTGA
- the hppD gene encoding 4-hydroxyphenylpyruvate dioxygenase → MAHTAQPDWNPLGTDGFEFVEYTAPDEAGIAALKQLFSLLGFAEIAKHRSKEAWLFRQGDINFIINAQPHSQAAEFARLHGPSVCGMAWRVKDAAAALKNALENGATEFEGNIGPMELYIPAVHGIGDSTLYFVDRYGDRSIYDVDFNFYDDADARLKAADKGLYEIDHLTHNVFQGNMDKWAGFYERIGNFREIRYFDIEGKLTGLVSRAMTGPCGKIRIPINESSDDKSQIEEYLREYNGEGIQHIALTTDDIYGSVRALREGGMDFMPTPGTYYDKVDSRVPGHGEDLAAMRELEILVDGAPMKDGILLQIFTQTVIGPVFFEIIQRKGNEGFGEGNFKALFESIEEDQIRRGVI, encoded by the coding sequence ATGGCCCATACAGCTCAGCCGGACTGGAATCCGCTCGGCACTGACGGATTCGAGTTTGTCGAATACACCGCACCGGACGAAGCGGGGATTGCCGCGCTCAAGCAACTGTTCAGCCTGCTCGGCTTTGCCGAGATTGCCAAGCATCGTTCTAAGGAAGCCTGGTTGTTCCGTCAGGGCGACATCAACTTCATCATCAATGCTCAGCCGCACTCTCAGGCCGCTGAGTTCGCCCGTCTGCACGGCCCCTCAGTTTGCGGCATGGCCTGGCGGGTTAAGGACGCCGCCGCGGCGCTGAAGAACGCGCTGGAGAATGGCGCCACCGAATTTGAAGGCAACATCGGCCCGATGGAGCTCTACATCCCGGCAGTGCACGGCATCGGTGACTCCACCCTGTATTTTGTGGACCGCTACGGCGACCGCAGCATCTACGATGTGGACTTCAATTTCTACGACGATGCCGACGCCCGTCTGAAAGCCGCCGACAAGGGCCTGTACGAGATTGACCACCTCACCCACAACGTGTTCCAGGGCAATATGGACAAGTGGGCCGGTTTCTACGAGCGCATCGGCAACTTCCGCGAGATCCGCTACTTCGACATTGAAGGTAAACTGACCGGTCTGGTCAGTCGCGCCATGACCGGCCCTTGCGGCAAAATCCGCATCCCCATCAACGAATCCTCTGATGACAAGAGTCAGATCGAGGAGTACCTGCGTGAGTACAACGGCGAAGGTATCCAGCACATCGCCCTGACCACCGATGACATCTACGGTTCTGTGCGTGCCCTACGTGAGGGTGGCATGGACTTTATGCCGACTCCGGGCACCTACTACGATAAGGTCGACAGCCGCGTACCGGGCCACGGGGAAGACCTGGCCGCCATGCGCGAGCTGGAGATCCTGGTGGATGGCGCGCCGATGAAAGATGGCATTCTGCTGCAGATCTTCACTCAGACCGTGATTGGTCCGGTGTTCTTTGAAATCATCCAGCGCAAAGGCAACGAAGGCTTCGGTGAGGGCAACTTTAAAGCCCTGTTCGAATCCATCGAAGAAGATCAAATTCGCCGCGGCGTGATTTGA
- a CDS encoding trans-sulfuration enzyme family protein — translation MAAFKHQGTCVIHGGHHRAEPGSLATPLYQSATFVFPDCERGGARFAGEESGPIYTRLGNPTTDEFERRMALLEGAEDAVAFGSGMGAVSGALLSQLSAGDHLVAAIGLYGCTHAFITEQLPRFGVESDSVDFADLDALEAAIRPNTKVLYLETPVNPHLAVYDLDAIVTLARRKGLVTIVDNTFMTPLLQQPLRHGVDIVLHSATKYLNGHGDVIAGVVCGSAEQMAPVRMAIRKDFGAVLSPHDAWLILRGLKTLALRMERHSDNAMAVAHFLEAQPQVARVHYPGLPSHPGHRLLGRQMRAAGGVLALELHGGFDTAVRFVNQLRLFSIAVSLGDAESLVQHPASMTHSPYTPEDRAAAGISDSMVRLAVGLEHIEDILADLKQALAACAEAGETAPLAGEEQQ, via the coding sequence ATGGCTGCGTTTAAGCACCAAGGCACCTGCGTGATCCATGGCGGTCACCACCGGGCCGAACCCGGGAGTCTGGCCACACCACTTTATCAATCCGCCACCTTCGTATTTCCTGATTGCGAGCGTGGCGGCGCCCGTTTTGCCGGCGAGGAGTCCGGCCCCATCTACACCCGTCTGGGCAACCCGACCACTGATGAGTTTGAGCGCCGCATGGCCCTGCTCGAAGGCGCCGAAGATGCGGTGGCATTTGGCAGTGGCATGGGCGCCGTTTCCGGTGCCCTGTTAAGCCAGTTGTCCGCCGGTGACCACCTGGTTGCGGCCATCGGGTTGTATGGCTGTACCCACGCCTTTATCACTGAGCAACTGCCGCGATTTGGCGTTGAAAGTGACTCAGTGGACTTTGCTGATCTCGATGCGTTGGAAGCGGCGATTCGGCCCAACACCAAAGTGTTGTATCTGGAGACCCCGGTGAATCCCCATCTGGCGGTCTATGACCTGGACGCCATTGTGACGCTGGCCCGGCGCAAAGGGTTGGTGACCATTGTCGACAACACCTTTATGACGCCGCTGCTGCAACAACCGCTTCGCCATGGCGTCGATATTGTCCTGCACAGTGCCACCAAGTACCTCAATGGCCACGGTGACGTGATCGCCGGTGTGGTGTGTGGGTCTGCCGAACAGATGGCACCGGTGCGGATGGCCATCCGCAAAGATTTTGGCGCCGTGTTGTCACCCCACGATGCCTGGCTGATTCTGCGCGGGCTGAAGACGCTGGCGCTGAGGATGGAGCGTCACAGCGATAACGCCATGGCAGTGGCGCACTTCCTTGAGGCACAGCCTCAGGTGGCGCGGGTTCACTATCCTGGGTTACCCAGCCATCCCGGCCACCGCCTGCTGGGGCGGCAGATGCGCGCCGCGGGCGGCGTACTGGCCCTGGAACTGCACGGCGGCTTTGACACCGCAGTGCGCTTTGTTAACCAACTCCGGCTGTTCAGCATCGCGGTCAGTTTGGGGGATGCGGAATCGCTGGTGCAGCATCCCGCCTCCATGACCCACAGCCCCTACACTCCCGAAGACCGGGCGGCTGCGGGCATCAGCGACAGCATGGTACGGTTGGCAGTGGGACTGGAGCATATTGAGGATATCCTGGCGGATCTGAAGCAGGCACTGGCAGCCTGTGCAGAGGCCGGTGAAACGGCGCCTTTGGCCGGGGAGGAGCAGCAATGA
- the pspB gene encoding envelope stress response membrane protein PspB, translated as MEELIGLLVAPLIIFMFLVAPIWLILHYRSKRQISQGLTEEEYQQLNGLLQRADKMADRIETLERILDAESPEWRSKHEHER; from the coding sequence ATGGAAGAACTGATTGGACTGTTGGTAGCGCCGCTGATTATCTTCATGTTCCTGGTAGCGCCAATCTGGCTGATCTTGCATTACCGCAGTAAGCGCCAGATCAGCCAGGGCCTGACCGAAGAGGAGTATCAGCAACTGAATGGCCTGCTGCAACGGGCCGATAAAATGGCGGATCGTATCGAGACTCTGGAGCGGATTCTAGATGCGGAATCGCCGGAATGGAGGAGTAAGCATGAGCACGAACGGTAA
- the pspC gene encoding envelope stress response membrane protein PspC has product MSTNGKKELYRIPEQGKVAGVCAGLAEYFNLEVWLVRIVVLSAIILTGVFSFALLLYIVAWVLLDKKPPAHGRHAELKTKVWQAGDSPRQAIREISTRFRSLELRLRALEQHVTSDSYSLKREIDNLK; this is encoded by the coding sequence ATGAGCACGAACGGTAAAAAAGAGCTGTATCGTATTCCGGAGCAGGGCAAGGTTGCTGGCGTCTGCGCCGGTCTGGCCGAGTACTTTAATCTGGAGGTATGGCTGGTTCGCATCGTGGTGCTCTCCGCCATCATCCTGACCGGTGTCTTCAGTTTCGCCCTGTTGCTTTACATCGTGGCTTGGGTACTGTTGGACAAGAAGCCACCCGCGCATGGCCGCCACGCTGAGTTAAAGACCAAGGTGTGGCAGGCGGGAGATTCACCCCGCCAGGCAATCCGGGAGATCAGTACCCGGTTCCGCTCTCTCGAATTGCGGTTGCGGGCCCTGGAGCAGCACGTCACGTCAGACTCCTACAGCCTTAAACGCGAAATTGATAACCTCAAGTAA